The Primulina eburnea isolate SZY01 chromosome 13, ASM2296580v1, whole genome shotgun sequence genome includes a region encoding these proteins:
- the LOC140809193 gene encoding uncharacterized protein, whose amino-acid sequence MISGGPTDGDSNRARKASSRRLENMEISNTRTRSGPVITFGPEDMKGVADPHNDALVIRAMIANYEVARIFVDSGSSVNVLFKEAMDQMDLGEYTVETISTVLFGFTGHAIHPLGVVNLLLSLGSGDTRKTRIINFVIVDAPSLYNVIMGRPAMAAFMAIASALHQKIKFPVGEAVGEVKGDQKTSRKCYVEEVRVEQKSVKIEHPSRPESRRLEQLHLIEEAGEVISEYVCEELILNPPSGSVRIARTLEEPLKE is encoded by the coding sequence ATGATATCGGGCGGGCCTACAGACGGAGACTCCAATCGAGCCAGGAAAGCTAGCAGCAGAAGATTGGAGAACATGGAGATTAGCAACACTAGAACACGCTCAGGACCAGTGATCACTTTTGGACCCGAGGACATGAAGGGGGTGGCCGACCCACATAATGATGCATTGGTTATCCGAGCTATGATCGCCAATTACGAAGTTGCTCGTATCTTTGTGGACTCCGGAAGTTCTGTTAACGTTCTGTTTAAAGAAGCAATGGATCAGATGGACTTGGGCGAATACACGGTAGAGACTATCTCCACCGTTTTGTTTGGATTCACGGGGCACGCAATACACCCTCTTGGAGTCGTCAATCTCCTTCTCTCTTTGGGAAGTGGGGATACCCGAAAAACCCGAATTATCAACTTTGTGATAGTTGATGCCCCGTCATTATACAATGTTATTATGGGAAGACCAGCCATGGCCGCCTTCATGGCAATTGCCTCGGCACTGCACCAGAAAATCAAGTTCCCTGTCGGAGAAGCGGTAGGAGAGGTTAAGGGAGATCAGAAGACTTCTCGAAAATGTTATGTGGAAGAAGTAAGGGTTGAGCAGAAATCGGTTAAAATTGAGCATCCAAGCCGACCTGAGTCCAGGAGACTCGAACAACTACATCTAATCGAAGAAGCAGGGGAGGTTATTTCGGAATACGTGTGTGAAGAGCTTATCCTGAATCCCCCATCCGGAAGCGTGAGGATAGCTCGGACCTTGGAAGAACCCTTGAAAGAGTAA